The Parvularculales bacterium DNA segment ACGTTATCTCTGCCGCCTGATTTAGCAAAGTTGGGGGGAGGTGTACCGGCAAAGCGCTTACGGCAGTTAGCGAAACTTCTCAAATGCGAAGGTGGTATAGAAACAGCAAGTTAATCGGTATGGGGGATTAACTCCAGAGTTCTGCCTCTTGCTCCCAGTGATAAATTCCCTTCTTTTAGCGCTATAGCGGAAGAGCCGAATACCTTGTAGCGCCACCCTTTAAGGGCCGGAACATTGGCGGCATCTTCATTGGCAATTTTCTCTAAATCCTCTGTGGAGGCTACCAGTTTTTGCGCTACCTCATGATGAGCGCATTGATGTTTGAGCAGAACTTTTAATAATGCCAGAAGAGGAGCGTTGTCTGATGATGCATGGGTATTAGAGTTTTTAGGAGAGGGAAGGATTGCAGGGTCTCGCGCTAGGCCTCGCTGGACGGCCTCTAGCAGGTCTGTGCTATATGGACCGTTAATGAATCCACTATGGATAGAGCGCAACGACTTAAGGTCTTGAGGTGTTTTGGGTATCTGCACGGCGATATCCTGTATGGCATTATCTTTTAAGATACGATTACGTGGGACATTATCTCTTTGGGCTTGCTGTTCGCGCCAAGCGGAAACTTCTATAATTATGGCTAGAGAATGATGCGAATGAGTGTTAATCTTAAGTCGTCGCCATGCATCTTCTGGTTTTATCTCATAGGTAGCCGGATTATTCAATAAAGATAGTTCTTCATTAATCCAATTAGCGCGATTACTCTTGCATACTTGTTGGGAGAGTTTTTCATAGAGAGTGCGCAAGTGGGTGACGTCTGAGAGAGCATACTGTAATTGCTTATCTGATAAAGGCCTATGGCTCCAATCGGTGTAGCGTGAGGATTTATCTATCTGCTCACCGATTAGTTTGCGCACTAAATTTCTATAACTTACCGAATCACCAAAACCACACACCATGGCCATTATCTGGGTGTCCGACAAAGGAGTTGGAATGATGGATGCATCATGATAGAGAGTTTCTACATCTTGACGGGCGGCATGGAAAACCTTAGTCACAGAGCGGTCCGTCATTAGGTTATAAAAAGGCGTTAAATCCAAATCAAACGCTAGAGGGTCTACCAGCACGTTATCATCGGGCCCAGCCATTTGTATTAGGCACATCAAAGGCCAATAAGTACTCTCCCGTAGAAACTCTGTATCTACGGTGATAAAGTCAGCTTTTGCTAATTTAGCACATGTGGTAGTGAGTTCTTCTGTCTGGGTGATGGGCTTAATCATTCTGTCGCTATAGCCTATTTGTGCCCGTTTGTCCTGTATTTTAGCCCACCTTGATAGAAACCTTGGGGGAGGGCTAAAAAATCCTGTATTTCGTGACTTTTCGCCTTGTTTTCTGAACAGTTTTGAAGGATAGAAAAGGGTATGCAACGTTATCGCACTCATCATTGCTCGGCACTGGACAAATCAGCAGTCGGAGAAACGGTACGGCTATCCGGCTGGGTGCACCGTAAGCGCGATCACGGTGGCCTGTTGTTTATTGATTTGCGGGATCACTATGGCATGACTCAGTGCGTCTTTGATCCTGACAGTGAGGCATTTAGAT contains these protein-coding regions:
- the rnd gene encoding ribonuclease D produces the protein MIKPITQTEELTTTCAKLAKADFITVDTEFLRESTYWPLMCLIQMAGPDDNVLVDPLAFDLDLTPFYNLMTDRSVTKVFHAARQDVETLYHDASIIPTPLSDTQIMAMVCGFGDSVSYRNLVRKLIGEQIDKSSRYTDWSHRPLSDKQLQYALSDVTHLRTLYEKLSQQVCKSNRANWINEELSLLNNPATYEIKPEDAWRRLKINTHSHHSLAIIIEVSAWREQQAQRDNVPRNRILKDNAIQDIAVQIPKTPQDLKSLRSIHSGFINGPYSTDLLEAVQRGLARDPAILPSPKNSNTHASSDNAPLLALLKVLLKHQCAHHEVAQKLVASTEDLEKIANEDAANVPALKGWRYKVFGSSAIALKEGNLSLGARGRTLELIPHTD